The Pseudomonas triclosanedens genome has a window encoding:
- the nudC gene encoding NAD(+) diphosphatase yields the protein MRTGRWVSSMFEVAANGGWALAHCQQQFLADSNGVLFPRDWLKRQDISVLSEHAVGHFDGEPVYLLEIDRPDPLDGAGWIGLRQFMMQAEEDIFAMLGFASQIGIWWRQNRFCGSCGQPNQRMPRDRAMHCEACGIQRYPLLSPSMIVLVTRGDELLLARSPRFVPDMYSTLAGFVEPGESVEHCVAREVREEVGVEIGNIRYIGSQPWPFPHSLMFGYHAEYVSGEIVPQPDEIEDARWFHIDELPRLPAERSIARYLIELYLARRAGRPDPQLPGSV from the coding sequence ATGCGTACCGGTCGCTGGGTATCCTCGATGTTCGAGGTGGCTGCCAATGGCGGTTGGGCGCTCGCCCATTGCCAGCAGCAATTCCTCGCCGATAGTAACGGCGTGCTGTTTCCCCGGGACTGGCTGAAGCGCCAGGACATCTCGGTGCTGTCCGAGCACGCTGTCGGCCATTTCGATGGCGAACCGGTATACCTGCTGGAAATCGACCGTCCCGATCCGCTGGATGGTGCCGGTTGGATCGGTCTGCGCCAGTTCATGATGCAGGCCGAGGAAGACATCTTCGCCATGCTCGGTTTCGCCAGCCAGATCGGTATCTGGTGGCGGCAGAACCGCTTCTGCGGCAGTTGTGGCCAGCCCAATCAGCGCATGCCGCGCGACCGTGCGATGCACTGCGAGGCATGTGGTATCCAGCGCTACCCGCTGTTGTCGCCGAGCATGATCGTGCTGGTGACCCGCGGCGACGAGTTGCTGCTGGCGCGTTCGCCGCGCTTCGTGCCGGACATGTACAGCACCTTGGCCGGCTTCGTCGAGCCCGGCGAGTCGGTAGAGCACTGCGTCGCCCGTGAGGTACGTGAAGAGGTCGGGGTGGAAATTGGCAATATCCGCTACATCGGCAGCCAACCGTGGCCGTTCCCGCACTCGCTGATGTTCGGCTATCACGCCGAGTACGTCAGCGGTGAGATTGTCCCGCAACCGGACGAAATTGAAGACGCGCGCTGGTTCCACATCGACGAGTTGCCGCGCCTGCCCGCAGAGCGCTCCATCGCTCGCTACCTGATCGAGCTGTACCTGGCGCGCCGTGCCGGACGGCCTGATCCGCAACTGCCTGGAAGCGTCTGA
- a CDS encoding TSUP family transporter: protein MPFELVVDPSTLLILAGVAFLAGFIDAIAGGGGLLTIPALLTAGVPPHLALGTNKLSSTFGAAVASHTFYRRKLFEPRKWRNGLLATAIGAALGAWAAHLMPAEWLNRMLPVVVFGCGLYLLLGKTPEAPLDANPRIAQRRQWPQGLGLGFYDGVAGPGTGAFWTVSTLLMYPLDLVRASGVARSMNFVSNIVALAVFIASGQVVWLMGLCMGSALMIGAYFGARTAIGGGAKFIRPVFILVVLALTVRLAWQHWFNAA, encoded by the coding sequence ATGCCCTTCGAACTCGTCGTAGACCCCAGCACCCTCCTCATCCTCGCGGGCGTGGCCTTCCTGGCCGGCTTCATCGACGCCATCGCCGGCGGCGGCGGCCTCCTGACCATTCCCGCCCTGCTCACGGCCGGCGTGCCGCCGCACCTGGCGCTGGGCACCAACAAGCTGAGCTCCACCTTCGGCGCCGCCGTGGCCAGCCACACCTTCTACCGGCGCAAGCTGTTCGAACCGCGCAAATGGCGCAATGGGCTGCTGGCAACCGCCATCGGTGCGGCACTGGGCGCCTGGGCGGCACACTTGATGCCGGCCGAATGGCTGAACCGCATGTTGCCGGTGGTGGTATTCGGTTGTGGCCTGTACCTGCTGCTGGGCAAGACACCCGAGGCACCGCTGGACGCCAACCCGCGCATCGCCCAGCGCCGCCAATGGCCACAGGGCCTTGGCCTGGGCTTCTATGACGGTGTCGCCGGCCCGGGAACCGGCGCATTCTGGACCGTCAGCACGCTGCTGATGTACCCACTGGACCTGGTGCGCGCCAGCGGCGTGGCTCGCAGCATGAACTTCGTCAGCAACATCGTTGCGCTGGCGGTGTTCATCGCCTCGGGACAGGTGGTCTGGCTGATGGGGCTGTGCATGGGCAGCGCGCTGATGATCGGCGCCTACTTCGGCGCACGCACAGCGATTGGCGGCGGGGCCAAATTCATCCGCCCGGTGTTCATCCTGGTTGTGCTTGCGCTAACCGTGCGCCTGGCCTGGCAGCACTGGTTCAACGCGGCCTGA
- a CDS encoding SDR family oxidoreductase, which translates to MSKTQLFDLDGKIAFVSGASRGIGEAIAKLLAQQGAHVIVSSRKIDGCQAVADEIVAAGGKATAIACHIGEMEQIQSVFAQIREQFGRLDILVNNAATNPQFCNVLDTDLSAFQKTVDVNIRGYYFMSIEGGKLMKANGGGSIINVASVNGVTPGEFQGIYSVTKAAVISMTKVFAKECAQFGIRCNALLPGLTDTKFASALVSNDAIRNVALQRIPLKRVADPSEMAGAVLYLASDASSYTTGVTLNVDGGFLA; encoded by the coding sequence ATGTCCAAGACCCAACTGTTCGACCTCGACGGCAAGATCGCCTTCGTTTCCGGCGCCAGCCGCGGCATCGGCGAAGCCATCGCCAAGCTACTGGCCCAGCAGGGCGCTCACGTGATCGTGTCCAGCCGCAAGATCGACGGCTGCCAGGCAGTCGCTGACGAAATCGTCGCCGCCGGCGGCAAGGCCACCGCCATCGCCTGCCACATCGGTGAAATGGAGCAGATCCAGAGCGTCTTCGCGCAGATCCGCGAGCAGTTCGGCCGCCTCGACATCCTGGTCAACAATGCCGCCACCAACCCACAGTTCTGCAACGTGCTGGACACCGACCTGTCGGCCTTCCAGAAGACCGTCGACGTGAACATCCGCGGTTACTACTTCATGTCCATCGAAGGCGGCAAGCTGATGAAAGCCAACGGCGGCGGCAGCATCATCAACGTCGCGTCGGTCAACGGTGTCACCCCGGGCGAGTTCCAGGGCATCTACTCGGTGACCAAGGCCGCGGTGATCAGCATGACCAAGGTATTCGCCAAGGAATGCGCGCAGTTCGGCATCCGCTGCAACGCCCTGCTGCCGGGCCTGACCGACACCAAGTTCGCCTCGGCACTGGTGAGCAACGACGCCATCCGCAACGTCGCCCTGCAGCGCATTCCGCTCAAGCGCGTAGCCGATCCCAGCGAAATGGCCGGCGCCGTGCTGTACCTCGCCAGCGATGCGTCCAGCTACACGACTGGCGTGACGCTGAACGTCGATGGCGGATTCCTCGCCTGA
- a CDS encoding phosphotransferase family protein — protein MSLTDQTIRSREGEELDAAVIDGYLKDHIPGLQGTPRISQFPGGASNLTYLIQYDNQELVLRRPPFGKKAKSAHDMGREYRILNQLKDGFPYCPKAYTYCTDESVIGAEFYVMERVNGIILRSDLPKELNFDAGQTTALCKSFIDKFVDLHNVDYNACGLGDLGKPEGYVQRQIGGWIDRYEKSLTPDAPAWEQVKVWLREKMPADHHKPGIVHNDYRFDNVILDPNNPMQIIGVLDWEMTTIGDPLMDLGNTLAYWIQADDPQPMQMLRRQPSHEPGMLTRQQFADYYAERAGIQIDNLDYYYTYGMFRLAGIMQQIYYRFFHGQTQDKRFATFIHANKLLEQVSLQVIGKSRL, from the coding sequence ATGTCGTTGACCGACCAGACCATCCGCTCCCGCGAAGGTGAAGAACTCGATGCCGCCGTGATCGACGGTTATCTCAAGGACCACATTCCCGGACTGCAAGGCACGCCGCGCATCAGCCAGTTCCCCGGCGGCGCCTCGAACCTGACCTACCTGATCCAGTACGATAACCAGGAACTGGTCCTGCGCCGCCCGCCGTTCGGCAAGAAAGCCAAGTCGGCTCACGACATGGGCCGCGAATACCGCATCCTGAACCAGCTCAAGGATGGCTTCCCCTACTGCCCCAAGGCGTACACCTATTGCACTGACGAATCGGTGATCGGCGCCGAGTTCTATGTCATGGAGCGGGTCAACGGCATCATCCTGCGCAGCGACCTGCCCAAGGAGCTGAACTTCGATGCCGGGCAGACCACAGCACTGTGCAAGAGCTTCATCGACAAGTTCGTCGATCTGCACAACGTCGACTACAACGCCTGCGGCCTGGGCGACCTGGGCAAGCCCGAGGGCTACGTCCAGCGCCAGATCGGCGGCTGGATCGACCGCTACGAGAAGTCCCTGACCCCCGACGCACCGGCCTGGGAACAAGTGAAGGTGTGGCTGCGCGAGAAAATGCCTGCCGACCACCACAAGCCAGGCATCGTCCACAACGACTACCGCTTCGACAACGTCATCCTCGACCCGAACAACCCGATGCAGATCATCGGCGTGCTCGACTGGGAAATGACGACGATCGGCGACCCGCTGATGGACCTGGGCAATACCCTCGCCTACTGGATTCAGGCCGACGATCCGCAGCCGATGCAGATGCTGCGCCGTCAGCCCAGCCACGAGCCGGGCATGCTGACCCGCCAGCAGTTCGCCGACTACTACGCCGAGCGTGCCGGCATCCAGATCGACAACCTCGATTACTACTACACCTACGGCATGTTCCGCCTGGCCGGCATCATGCAGCAGATCTACTACCGCTTCTTCCACGGCCAGACCCAGGACAAGCGCTTCGCCACCTTCATTCACGCCAACAAGCTGCTGGAACAAGTAAGCCTGCAGGTCATCGGCAAGTCCCGCCTGTAA
- a CDS encoding SCP2 sterol-binding domain-containing protein: MSVADIVSTMKSKFNASAAAGLDLVFQFNIEDGDNHYLVVKDGTCEVVQGDAANPNVTLIMDSETLKGITSGETDGMQAFMAGKLRAEGDMMLAMKLGELFPV, from the coding sequence ATGAGCGTTGCTGACATCGTTTCCACCATGAAGAGCAAGTTCAACGCCAGCGCCGCCGCCGGCCTGGACCTGGTGTTCCAGTTCAACATCGAAGACGGTGACAACCACTATCTGGTCGTCAAGGACGGCACCTGCGAAGTGGTACAGGGCGATGCCGCCAACCCGAACGTCACCCTGATCATGGACAGCGAAACCCTCAAAGGCATCACCAGCGGCGAAACCGACGGCATGCAAGCTTTCATGGCTGGCAAGCTGCGCGCCGAAGGCGACATGATGCTGGCCATGAAGCTGGGCGAACTGTTCCCGGTCTGA
- a CDS encoding histidine phosphatase family protein — protein sequence MGSIYLIRHGQASFGADDYDVLSPTGVRQAEVLGDHLAGLGLRFDRCVSGDLRRQRHTAESVLGRLNEAGIETPSLEIDSAFNEFEADAVIRAHLPDLLEIEPQALHIMRNAADHRAEFQRLFSTVIARWVSGDHAKDGLISWAEFLDTVHAGLQRLLQEASGKDSIGVFTSGGTITALLQLVTGIPPLNAFELNWQIVNTSLNRLKFRGSEVALASFNSHVHLELLKAPELITYR from the coding sequence GTGGGAAGCATCTATCTGATTCGACATGGCCAGGCTTCGTTCGGCGCCGACGACTACGACGTGCTCTCGCCCACCGGCGTGCGCCAAGCCGAAGTCCTCGGCGATCACCTCGCCGGGCTGGGCCTGCGCTTCGACCGCTGCGTCAGCGGCGATCTGCGTCGCCAGCGCCATACCGCCGAATCGGTGCTGGGCCGGCTGAACGAAGCAGGCATCGAGACTCCCTCGCTGGAAATCGATTCCGCCTTCAATGAATTCGAAGCCGACGCAGTGATCCGCGCACACCTGCCCGACCTGCTGGAAATCGAGCCGCAGGCACTGCACATCATGCGCAACGCCGCCGACCATCGCGCCGAGTTCCAGCGCCTGTTCTCCACGGTGATCGCCCGCTGGGTTTCCGGCGACCATGCGAAGGACGGGCTGATCAGTTGGGCAGAATTCCTCGACACCGTACACGCTGGCCTGCAGCGCCTGCTGCAAGAGGCCAGCGGCAAGGACAGCATCGGCGTATTCACCTCTGGCGGCACCATCACCGCATTGCTGCAACTGGTGACTGGCATCCCGCCGCTGAACGCCTTCGAACTCAACTGGCAGATCGTCAACACTTCGCTGAACCGCCTGAAGTTCCGCGGTAGCGAAGTAGCCCTGGCTTCCTTCAACAGCCACGTGCACCTGGAGCTGTTGAAGGCGCCGGAACTCATCACCTATCGCTGA
- the sohB gene encoding protease SohB has translation MEFLADYAGFLARTFTVLVAVVVILVVIAALRGRGRRGGSGHLEVHKLNDFYKELRERLQHSVLEKDKLKSLRKSEAKAAKNAKKAKKGGEQKNRVYVLDFDGDIKASATEQLRHEVTALLSLATPRDEVVLRLESGGGMVHGYGLAASQLARIRQAGVPLTVCVDKVAASGGYMMACIGERILSAPFAILGSIGVVAQLPNVHRLLKKHDIDFEVLTAGEYKRTLTVFGENTDKGREKFQEDLETTHELFKRFVVHYRPQLAIDEIATGEVWLGQAALGKKLVDELKTSDEYLAERAREADVYQLSYVQKKSIQERFGVGVSSVIDRVLVTWWERLGRSRFWQ, from the coding sequence GTGGAGTTTCTAGCGGATTACGCGGGTTTTCTGGCGAGGACCTTCACCGTCCTGGTGGCGGTGGTGGTGATCCTGGTCGTGATCGCTGCGCTGCGCGGTCGCGGTCGTCGCGGTGGCAGTGGGCACCTGGAGGTACACAAGCTCAACGATTTCTACAAGGAACTACGCGAGCGCCTGCAGCACAGCGTGCTGGAGAAGGACAAACTGAAGTCCCTGCGCAAGTCCGAGGCGAAGGCCGCAAAGAATGCGAAGAAGGCCAAGAAGGGCGGCGAGCAGAAGAACCGTGTCTATGTGCTGGACTTCGACGGTGACATTAAAGCCTCGGCCACCGAGCAACTGCGCCATGAGGTAACCGCGCTGCTCAGCCTCGCCACCCCGCGCGACGAAGTGGTGCTGCGTCTGGAGAGCGGTGGCGGCATGGTGCACGGCTACGGCCTGGCAGCTTCACAACTGGCGCGCATCCGCCAGGCGGGCGTGCCGCTGACGGTGTGCGTCGACAAGGTCGCCGCCAGCGGCGGCTACATGATGGCCTGCATCGGCGAGCGGATTCTCTCCGCGCCCTTCGCTATCCTCGGCTCCATCGGCGTGGTGGCGCAGTTGCCGAACGTCCATCGCCTGTTGAAGAAACACGATATCGATTTCGAAGTGCTCACCGCCGGCGAGTACAAGCGCACCCTGACCGTCTTCGGCGAGAACACCGACAAGGGGCGGGAGAAGTTCCAGGAAGACCTGGAAACCACCCACGAGCTGTTCAAGCGCTTCGTCGTGCACTACCGCCCGCAACTGGCCATCGATGAGATCGCCACCGGTGAGGTGTGGCTGGGGCAGGCGGCGCTGGGCAAGAAACTGGTGGACGAGCTCAAGACCAGCGACGAATACCTGGCCGAACGCGCCCGCGAAGCGGATGTCTACCAGCTCAGCTATGTACAGAAGAAATCCATCCAGGAGCGCTTCGGCGTGGGTGTCAGCAGCGTGATCGATCGCGTGCTGGTGACATGGTGGGAGCGCCTGGGGCGCAGCCGTTTCTGGCAATGA
- a CDS encoding YhdH/YhfP family quinone oxidoreductase, translated as MSAFKALWVTESAHGVYDLQVTERQVADLPAGEVLVRVKYSSLNYKDALSASGNRGVTRKYPHTPGIDAAGVVEESSASEFAPGDEVIVTGYDLGMNTPGGFGQYIRVPAAWLIKRPQGLSLRESMILGTAGLTAALCVDKLERAGLTPSAGPILVTGATGGVGSIAVMLLAQLGYTVAAATGKLEQAELLNRLGARQILDRATVSDGVDKPLLREQWAGAVDTVGGDILFNVVKSLQYGGSVACCGLTAGAAFKATVLPFILRGVNLLGVDSVELPLVVKASMWDKLSLQWKLDNLEAAVREVSLDDLPAAIHQILAGKLVGRVLVKLD; from the coding sequence ATGAGTGCATTCAAGGCGTTGTGGGTCACGGAAAGCGCGCATGGCGTGTACGACCTGCAGGTGACCGAGCGGCAGGTCGCCGATCTGCCTGCGGGCGAAGTGCTGGTGCGAGTGAAGTATTCCTCGCTGAACTACAAGGATGCGCTGTCCGCCAGCGGTAACCGCGGGGTGACTCGCAAGTACCCGCACACTCCCGGCATCGACGCCGCTGGCGTGGTGGAAGAGTCCTCCGCGTCGGAGTTCGCGCCGGGCGATGAAGTGATCGTCACCGGTTACGACCTGGGCATGAACACCCCGGGTGGTTTCGGCCAGTACATCCGCGTTCCGGCGGCCTGGCTGATCAAACGCCCACAGGGGCTTTCGCTGCGTGAATCGATGATTCTCGGTACTGCCGGCCTGACTGCCGCGCTGTGCGTCGATAAGCTCGAACGTGCCGGCCTGACGCCGTCCGCCGGCCCTATCCTGGTCACTGGTGCCACTGGCGGCGTGGGTAGCATTGCGGTGATGCTGCTGGCGCAACTGGGCTATACCGTGGCGGCCGCCACCGGCAAGCTGGAACAGGCGGAGCTGCTCAATCGTCTCGGCGCACGGCAGATTCTCGACCGCGCCACCGTTTCCGATGGCGTCGACAAGCCGCTGCTGCGCGAGCAGTGGGCCGGCGCGGTAGACACCGTGGGCGGCGATATCCTGTTCAACGTGGTCAAGTCGCTGCAGTACGGCGGCAGTGTCGCCTGCTGCGGCCTGACCGCCGGTGCGGCGTTCAAGGCTACGGTGCTGCCGTTCATCCTGCGTGGCGTGAACCTGCTGGGCGTGGACTCGGTGGAGCTGCCGCTGGTGGTCAAGGCATCCATGTGGGACAAGCTGTCCTTGCAGTGGAAGCTCGACAACCTCGAAGCGGCAGTCCGCGAAGTCTCCCTCGACGATCTCCCGGCCGCCATCCACCAGATTCTCGCCGGCAAGCTGGTCGGCCGGGTACTGGTGAAGCTGGACTGA
- a CDS encoding alpha/beta hydrolase family protein translates to MTTPLPRPLHNGNGHTLSSHWYYPQGAARGVVLVVPAMGVEQRFYAAFARWLAERGYLTVTFDYVGMGLSRSGPLRDLDVDIISWGRHDCSAMLDAAVETAGELPVYWIGHSLGGQILPFVRGSERIHRAFTIATGSGYWRENTKSLRHKAWLLWYCLAPTLTPLTGYFPGGRIGVVGDLPRGVIQQWRRWCLHPEYSVGVEGAEVREAYSAIRTPITSISFTDDEMMSGRNTESLHGFYRGATKTVKRIAPQDIGVKRIGHFGFFRSQFADSLWADYLLPDLG, encoded by the coding sequence ATGACCACCCCGCTCCCTCGCCCGCTCCACAACGGCAACGGGCACACCCTTTCCAGCCATTGGTACTACCCGCAGGGAGCCGCCCGCGGTGTCGTCCTGGTCGTCCCGGCCATGGGCGTCGAGCAGCGCTTCTACGCCGCCTTCGCCCGCTGGCTCGCCGAGCGCGGCTACCTGACCGTGACGTTCGACTACGTTGGCATGGGCTTGTCGCGCAGCGGTCCGCTTCGCGATCTCGATGTGGACATCATCAGTTGGGGCCGCCATGACTGCAGTGCCATGCTCGACGCAGCGGTGGAAACCGCCGGAGAACTCCCGGTGTACTGGATCGGCCATAGCCTGGGCGGCCAGATCCTGCCCTTCGTCCGTGGCAGCGAACGCATCCATCGCGCCTTCACCATCGCTACCGGCAGTGGCTACTGGCGCGAAAACACCAAGTCGCTGCGGCACAAGGCATGGCTGCTCTGGTATTGCCTGGCACCAACGCTTACGCCACTGACCGGTTACTTCCCCGGCGGCAGAATCGGCGTCGTGGGCGACCTGCCACGCGGCGTGATCCAGCAATGGCGTCGCTGGTGCCTACACCCGGAATACTCGGTGGGCGTGGAAGGGGCCGAGGTGCGCGAAGCTTACTCGGCCATACGTACCCCGATCACGTCGATCTCGTTCACTGACGATGAAATGATGTCGGGCCGCAATACCGAATCGCTTCACGGTTTCTACCGTGGCGCGACGAAGACCGTGAAACGGATCGCTCCACAGGATATCGGCGTGAAGCGCATCGGCCACTTCGGGTTTTTCCGCAGCCAGTTCGCCGATTCGCTATGGGCGGACTACCTGTTGCCGGACCTGGGCTGA
- a CDS encoding hotdog fold domain-containing protein, giving the protein MSQMMQMYQQVGPAQFSAMIGQIAPYFSSIAPQFIELRPGYAEVTFPKRREVLNHIGTVHAIALCNAAELAAGTVTDVSIPAGRRWIPRGMTVEYLAKATGDVRAVADGSSVDWNAEGDIKVPVVAYVDDKPVFRAEITMYVSQA; this is encoded by the coding sequence ATGAGTCAGATGATGCAGATGTACCAGCAGGTAGGCCCGGCGCAGTTCAGCGCCATGATCGGCCAGATCGCTCCTTATTTCTCCAGTATCGCTCCGCAGTTCATCGAACTGCGCCCGGGCTATGCGGAAGTCACCTTCCCCAAGCGTCGCGAAGTGCTCAATCATATCGGCACCGTACATGCCATCGCCCTGTGCAATGCCGCCGAACTGGCCGCCGGTACCGTGACCGACGTATCCATTCCCGCTGGCCGACGCTGGATTCCGCGCGGCATGACGGTGGAATACCTGGCCAAGGCAACCGGCGACGTCCGCGCCGTCGCCGATGGCAGCTCGGTGGACTGGAATGCCGAAGGCGACATCAAGGTTCCGGTGGTCGCCTATGTCGACGACAAGCCGGTGTTCCGTGCGGAAATCACCATGTACGTCAGCCAGGCCTGA
- a CDS encoding TetR/AcrR family transcriptional regulator, with the protein MARPSRKDDILQAALACFSESGVDATTIEMIRDRSGASIGSLYHHYGNKERIIGALYLEGVGQYAALLDEGLQQAQGAETVVKLFVTCYIDWVSANPDWARFILHSRGRVEAGEVGEALREANRQQGRRIAELLAEYRKAGAFKNLAPELFNSVVIGPAQDYARNWLAGRTRVDLIDCREQLAQIAWDSVRA; encoded by the coding sequence ATGGCTCGACCTTCACGCAAAGACGACATCCTTCAGGCCGCGCTGGCCTGCTTCAGCGAATCGGGGGTGGATGCCACCACCATCGAGATGATTCGCGACCGCTCCGGCGCCAGCATCGGCAGCCTCTACCACCACTACGGCAACAAGGAGCGCATCATCGGTGCTCTCTATCTCGAAGGTGTCGGGCAGTATGCCGCCCTGCTTGACGAAGGCCTGCAGCAGGCGCAGGGAGCCGAGACCGTGGTGAAGCTGTTCGTCACTTGCTACATCGACTGGGTATCGGCCAACCCGGATTGGGCTCGGTTCATTCTGCACAGCCGTGGGCGGGTCGAGGCAGGTGAGGTCGGTGAAGCGTTGCGCGAGGCCAATCGGCAGCAGGGCCGACGGATTGCCGAGTTGCTGGCCGAATATCGCAAGGCGGGTGCCTTCAAGAATCTGGCGCCCGAGTTGTTCAATTCGGTCGTAATCGGCCCTGCGCAGGATTACGCGCGCAACTGGCTGGCGGGACGCACGCGAGTCGATCTGATCGATTGCCGGGAGCAATTGGCGCAGATCGCCTGGGACAGCGTGCGTGCCTGA
- a CDS encoding DUF934 domain-containing protein, which produces MQRIIKNREVVDDRWHLLPKDATLESVPNSDDVIIPLALWLEHGPALRGRDGGIGVWLDADEEPEAIADDLDELKVIAVNFPAFTDGRGFSTARLLRERFGYKGEVRAIGDVLRDQLFFMQSCGFDAYAIRADRDPHDALASLNDFSEVYQTSVTQPLPLFRRRQLA; this is translated from the coding sequence ATGCAGCGAATCATTAAAAACCGCGAGGTGGTCGACGACCGCTGGCACCTGCTGCCCAAGGACGCGACCCTGGAAAGCGTGCCCAACAGCGACGACGTGATCATCCCGCTGGCACTATGGCTGGAGCATGGCCCCGCACTGCGTGGTCGTGACGGCGGCATCGGCGTCTGGCTGGACGCCGATGAAGAACCTGAAGCCATTGCCGACGACCTGGACGAGCTCAAGGTAATCGCCGTGAACTTCCCGGCCTTTACAGATGGCCGTGGTTTCAGCACTGCCCGCCTGCTGCGCGAGCGCTTCGGCTATAAGGGCGAAGTGCGCGCCATCGGCGACGTGCTTCGCGACCAGTTGTTCTTCATGCAGAGCTGCGGCTTCGATGCCTACGCGATCCGAGCGGACCGCGATCCTCACGACGCGCTGGCCAGCCTGAACGACTTCTCCGAGGTCTATCAGACCTCGGTTACCCAGCCCCTGCCGTTGTTCCGCCGCCGCCAGCTCGCCTGA
- a CDS encoding nitrite/sulfite reductase — MYVYDEYDQRIVEDRVKQFRDQTRRYLAGELTGEEFRPLRLQNGLYIQRYAPMLRVAVPYGLLSSRQVRKLAQIARDYDKGYAHISTRQNVQYNWPELEDVPEILAELATVQMHAIQTSGNCIRNTTTDQFAGVARDELVDPRPWCEIIRQWSTFHPEFAHLPRKFKIAVNGAVSDRAAIEVHDIGLEAVKNEAGELGFRVSVGGGLGRTPIVGSFINEFLPWQHLLSYLDAILRVYNRYGRRDNKYKARIKILVKALTPEVFAQKVDAEWAHLKDGPSTLTEAELQRVAAHFVDPAYQTLEDQDTALAQLDAEHPGFARWRARNTFAHKKPGYVAVTLSLKPTGMAPGDITDKQLDAVADLADRYSFGEVRNSHNQNIILADVEQSQLFALWGELRENGFATPNVGLLTDIICCPGGDFCSLANAKSIPVAEAIQRRFDDLDYLFDIGDLDLNISGCMNACGHHHVGHIGILGVDKKGEEFYQVSLGGSAGRDASLAQILGPSFAQEQMADVIEKIINVYVEQRTEEERFLDTYRRIGIDLFKERVYAANH, encoded by the coding sequence ATGTACGTATATGACGAATACGATCAGAGGATCGTAGAAGATCGCGTCAAGCAGTTCCGCGATCAGACCCGCCGCTACCTGGCGGGCGAACTGACCGGCGAGGAATTCCGCCCGCTGCGTCTGCAGAATGGCCTGTACATCCAGCGCTATGCGCCCATGCTGCGCGTCGCCGTGCCCTATGGCCTGCTGTCGTCCCGGCAGGTGCGCAAGCTGGCGCAGATCGCCCGCGACTATGACAAGGGCTACGCGCATATCAGTACCCGCCAGAACGTCCAGTACAACTGGCCGGAACTGGAAGACGTGCCGGAAATCCTCGCCGAACTGGCCACCGTGCAGATGCACGCGATCCAGACCAGCGGCAACTGCATCCGCAACACCACCACCGATCAGTTCGCCGGCGTTGCCCGCGACGAGCTCGTCGACCCTCGCCCCTGGTGCGAGATCATCCGCCAGTGGTCGACCTTCCATCCCGAATTCGCCCACCTGCCGCGCAAGTTCAAGATCGCTGTCAACGGCGCAGTAAGCGACCGCGCCGCCATCGAGGTGCACGATATCGGCCTGGAAGCGGTGAAGAACGAAGCCGGCGAGCTGGGCTTCCGTGTCTCCGTCGGCGGCGGCCTGGGCCGTACCCCGATCGTCGGCAGCTTCATCAATGAATTCCTGCCGTGGCAGCACCTGCTGTCTTACCTCGACGCCATCCTGCGCGTGTACAACCGCTATGGCCGTCGGGACAATAAGTACAAGGCGCGCATCAAGATTCTGGTCAAGGCACTGACTCCGGAAGTCTTCGCCCAGAAGGTCGACGCCGAGTGGGCACACCTGAAGGACGGCCCGAGCACCCTGACCGAAGCCGAACTGCAGCGCGTGGCCGCACACTTCGTCGACCCGGCCTACCAAACCCTGGAAGATCAGGACACTGCCCTGGCCCAGCTCGACGCCGAGCATCCCGGCTTCGCCCGCTGGCGTGCCCGCAATACCTTCGCCCACAAGAAACCCGGCTATGTTGCCGTGACGCTGTCGCTCAAGCCCACAGGCATGGCACCCGGCGACATCACCGACAAGCAGTTGGACGCCGTCGCCGACCTGGCCGATCGCTACAGCTTCGGCGAAGTACGCAACAGCCATAACCAGAACATCATCCTCGCCGACGTCGAGCAGTCGCAGTTGTTCGCGCTCTGGGGCGAACTGCGCGAGAACGGCTTCGCCACCCCCAACGTGGGCCTGCTGACCGACATCATCTGCTGCCCGGGCGGCGACTTCTGCTCCCTGGCCAACGCCAAGTCGATCCCGGTGGCCGAAGCCATCCAGCGCCGCTTCGACGACCTGGACTACCTGTTCGACATCGGAGACCTCGACCTGAATATCTCCGGCTGCATGAACGCCTGCGGCCATCACCACGTCGGCCACATCGGCATCCTTGGCGTAGACAAGAAGGGTGAGGAGTTCTACCAGGTGTCTCTCGGCGGCAGCGCCGGCCGAGACGCCAGCCTGGCACAGATTCTCGGCCCCTCGTTCGCCCAGGAGCAGATGGCCGACGTAATCGAGAAGATCATCAACGTCTACGTGGAACAGCGCACCGAAGAGGAACGCTTCCTCGATACCTACCGTCGCATCGGCATCGATCTCTTCAAGGAGCGCGTATATGCAGCGAATCATTAA